The proteins below are encoded in one region of Akkermansiaceae bacterium:
- a CDS encoding low molecular weight phosphotyrosine protein phosphatase has product MPRTPFNVIFVCMGNICRSPAAENILRHQVKQAGLEEVINIDSAGTHDYHPGKPPDIRMCKTLRNRDIPVAGKARRFTAQDLLDFDLILTMDNDNYQRVIALAGSPEYERKVRKFTTFCVDPDHQLPEVPDPYYGSGSGFELVADMLEDGCAQLLEYVRKQMESGAR; this is encoded by the coding sequence ATGCCAAGAACGCCTTTCAATGTGATTTTTGTCTGTATGGGCAACATTTGCCGGTCACCTGCTGCTGAAAACATTCTCCGCCACCAGGTCAAACAAGCCGGGCTGGAAGAGGTCATCAACATCGACTCCGCAGGCACCCACGATTACCACCCGGGCAAGCCGCCCGACATACGGATGTGCAAGACCTTACGCAACCGGGATATTCCGGTTGCTGGGAAAGCGCGACGTTTCACCGCCCAGGATTTACTCGATTTTGATCTTATTCTGACCATGGACAACGATAACTACCAGCGTGTGATCGCTCTGGCCGGCAGTCCGGAATATGAGCGGAAAGTCCGTAAGTTCACTACATTCTGCGTGGATCCGGATCATCAGCTGCCCGAAGTCCCGGACCCCTATTACGGGAGTGGTTCGGGTTTTGAACTGGTCGCCGATATGCTGGAGGACGGTTGCGCGCAGTTGCTTGAATATGTTAGGAAACAGATGGAGAGCGGAGCGAGATAA
- a CDS encoding substrate-binding domain-containing protein, whose amino-acid sequence MPKPRNYLWKQTAEELLQDLIQTPEAKIPGIRAASIKYQVSKGTIIQAFRHMEGIGVLEPASQGMKRRVNQKILRKIAAQRSKKLHLALFIARTPLDDSSELMHVVYQATEKMCAARSIELKFIKSPSDPAELKALIRRLNPQMMVLYVLSPADTTVIASMKIPAVGIGSSCPLITRVSTPYEELVLAAFRKAREHGHQRICAPLWNKPGTAHQRLSSVLENHFAQCGQKFSPNYHLPFLQGHSVQEFHQCLEPLFRLTPPTCMILSVFSDLLMTNSFLTSKNLTVPDDVSVILLSQDHHLRYMLPTIAHFDLSPSRIAEIALQLLIEQTQEPQPPRETFVPPVWIKGDSLANVRSR is encoded by the coding sequence ATGCCCAAACCCCGCAACTACCTGTGGAAGCAGACCGCCGAAGAGTTGCTGCAGGATTTAATCCAGACCCCCGAGGCGAAGATACCCGGCATACGGGCAGCCAGCATCAAGTACCAAGTAAGCAAGGGCACCATCATCCAGGCGTTCCGCCACATGGAGGGAATAGGGGTTCTCGAACCGGCTTCACAAGGAATGAAACGCCGGGTGAACCAGAAAATCCTCCGGAAAATAGCAGCGCAGCGGTCAAAAAAACTTCATCTCGCCCTGTTCATCGCGAGGACACCGCTCGATGATTCTTCAGAACTGATGCACGTTGTTTATCAGGCCACGGAAAAAATGTGCGCGGCCCGGTCGATCGAATTGAAATTCATCAAATCACCATCCGATCCAGCTGAATTGAAAGCATTGATACGCCGCTTGAACCCCCAAATGATGGTTCTCTACGTCCTTTCACCCGCCGATACCACAGTGATTGCGTCCATGAAAATCCCGGCCGTCGGCATCGGCTCGAGCTGCCCGTTGATCACCCGGGTCAGCACCCCCTACGAGGAGCTTGTGCTGGCCGCATTTCGCAAAGCGCGTGAACATGGCCACCAGCGCATTTGCGCCCCGCTCTGGAATAAACCCGGGACGGCTCATCAACGCCTGAGTTCCGTCCTGGAAAATCACTTCGCCCAGTGCGGACAGAAATTCTCACCCAATTACCACCTGCCATTTCTCCAAGGGCATTCGGTGCAAGAATTTCACCAGTGCCTTGAGCCCCTGTTCCGACTCACTCCACCCACGTGTATGATCCTGAGTGTTTTCTCCGATTTGCTCATGACCAACTCATTTTTAACCTCAAAAAACCTCACCGTCCCCGATGACGTTTCCGTGATTCTCCTCTCCCAGGATCACCACCTCCGCTATATGCTCCCCACCATCGCACATTTCGACCTGTCTCCCAGCCGCATCGCCGAAATAGCGCTGCAATTGCTCATAGAACAAACACAGGAGCCGCAACCCCCACGTGAAACATTCGTCCCTCCCGTCTGGATAAAAGGAGACAGTCTGGCCAATGTCCGCTCCCGCTAG
- a CDS encoding PEP-CTERM sorting domain-containing protein (PEP-CTERM proteins occur, often in large numbers, in the proteomes of bacteria that also encode an exosortase, a predicted intramembrane cysteine proteinase. The presence of a PEP-CTERM domain at a protein's C-terminus predicts cleavage within the sorting domain, followed by covalent anchoring to some some component of the (usually Gram-negative) cell surface. Many PEP-CTERM proteins exhibit an unusual sequence composition that includes large numbers of potential glycosylation sites. Expression of one such protein has been shown restore the ability of a bacterium to form floc, a type of biofilm.), translated as MKKKILYTSLSLALAASAQAATVAVGNSTPIYGATQGIAIDFDTTTGIAADWTPDLSSSTTYNINSVSVRESNSVDADIYLVVYTGYDGTNLTGFQGASTNTVNFSSNTDGTLVTWNFADGITVTPDSTAGGGAGVRYFVFQTGNTAEATIHSNDYGIRRAADSFDNTLSAIMRNGQPAINGRNPDYAATITPVPEPSSAALLGLGGLALILRRRK; from the coding sequence ATGAAGAAAAAGATACTATACACATCACTCAGCCTTGCTCTTGCAGCGTCAGCCCAAGCTGCAACTGTGGCTGTCGGTAATTCAACACCCATCTATGGCGCTACTCAAGGCATAGCGATCGATTTTGATACGACGACTGGTATTGCCGCTGACTGGACTCCAGACCTTTCCTCGTCAACGACCTATAACATTAACAGTGTTTCTGTCAGAGAAAGCAATTCTGTTGATGCGGATATTTACCTTGTTGTATACACAGGCTATGATGGCACTAACCTGACTGGCTTTCAGGGTGCTTCTACGAATACCGTAAACTTCAGCAGCAATACTGATGGAACCTTGGTTACCTGGAACTTTGCAGATGGTATCACAGTAACACCTGACAGCACTGCCGGGGGTGGTGCAGGAGTTCGCTATTTTGTCTTCCAAACAGGAAACACAGCAGAAGCGACCATCCACTCCAACGACTATGGGATTCGAAGAGCTGCTGATAGCTTTGATAACACGCTGTCTGCGATTATGAGAAATGGGCAGCCTGCAATAAACGGACGCAACCCTGATTATGCGGCTACGATCACTCCTGTGCCAGAGCCATCGTCCGCGGCCCTGCTCGGCCTCGGTGGTCTGGCGCTCATCCTCCGCCGCCGTAAGTAA
- the bioB gene encoding biotin synthase BioB translates to MKYEQLKEIYELPFFELFHKAREVHIANWPENEIQLCTLLSIKTGGCSEDCSYCSQSSRHQSEIQREPLMELPAVMERATAARDNGATRFCMGAAWKGVKTGTRQFDDVLEIVRNVASLGMEVCVTLGELGAAEARQLKEAGVTAYNHNLDTSREHYPKIVTSHTYDDRLKTIRHAQDAGMSVCCGGILGLGETVEDRLKMLEVISEFNPQPESVPINSLMPMPGTPLAEANSVDIFDVIKMVAVARIACPKAKVRLSAGRHQMSEEGQTMCFYAGANSIFYGEKLLTSENSAIKKDLSLIGKLEINPLKPNPDMEAPAKELTKELAPCCE, encoded by the coding sequence ATGAAATACGAACAGCTTAAGGAAATCTACGAACTTCCGTTTTTTGAACTCTTTCACAAAGCCCGCGAGGTGCATATTGCCAATTGGCCTGAAAATGAAATCCAGCTGTGTACGCTGCTCTCGATCAAGACCGGCGGCTGTTCCGAAGACTGCTCGTATTGTTCGCAATCGTCACGCCACCAATCTGAAATCCAGCGTGAGCCGCTGATGGAGCTGCCTGCCGTCATGGAGCGTGCTACGGCCGCCCGCGACAACGGCGCGACCCGCTTCTGCATGGGTGCCGCCTGGAAGGGTGTGAAGACCGGGACCAGGCAGTTTGATGATGTGCTCGAAATCGTGCGCAACGTCGCCTCCCTCGGTATGGAAGTCTGTGTCACCCTCGGCGAGCTGGGGGCGGCGGAAGCCAGGCAGCTCAAGGAGGCCGGTGTGACCGCATACAACCACAACCTCGATACCTCCCGCGAGCACTATCCCAAGATTGTGACCTCTCACACCTATGATGATCGACTGAAAACCATCCGCCACGCACAGGACGCGGGTATGAGTGTTTGCTGCGGCGGTATCCTCGGTCTGGGTGAAACGGTGGAGGATCGGTTGAAAATGTTGGAAGTGATCTCCGAGTTCAACCCGCAGCCCGAGAGTGTGCCGATCAACTCCCTGATGCCGATGCCGGGGACTCCGCTGGCTGAAGCCAATTCGGTGGATATTTTTGATGTCATCAAAATGGTAGCCGTGGCGCGTATCGCTTGTCCCAAGGCCAAGGTGCGGCTCTCTGCCGGTCGTCACCAGATGTCGGAAGAGGGGCAGACCATGTGTTTTTACGCAGGTGCCAACTCGATATTCTATGGCGAGAAACTGCTCACTTCCGAGAACTCTGCCATTAAGAAAGATCTCAGCCTGATTGGTAAACTTGAGATCAATCCTCTCAAGCCGAACCCGGACATGGAGGCTCCGGCCAAGGAGCTTACCAAGGAACTCGCCCCCTGTTGCGAGTAA
- a CDS encoding PEP-CTERM sorting domain-containing protein (PEP-CTERM proteins occur, often in large numbers, in the proteomes of bacteria that also encode an exosortase, a predicted intramembrane cysteine proteinase. The presence of a PEP-CTERM domain at a protein's C-terminus predicts cleavage within the sorting domain, followed by covalent anchoring to some some component of the (usually Gram-negative) cell surface. Many PEP-CTERM proteins exhibit an unusual sequence composition that includes large numbers of potential glycosylation sites. Expression of one such protein has been shown restore the ability of a bacterium to form floc, a type of biofilm.), which produces MMKTTILSIVGALAAMTTGTHAALVSVIDAAGSGAVDFAGTTTGNRISMSDFQTVINTVGDTSLAGVFDNETTNSGNLSGDDDFGDLASGLTITHTGGNRYGRSDVGEARGVVSGTKGMFIAGTDTFTLSAPVGRLFSHFGWVAWGTATDGYNATANFSGGGSATGTSVGNNGQTFIGFVAPSGESITSVSFTKSSGLSGYGGGDDIAFATVAVPEPSSTALLGLGGLALILRRRK; this is translated from the coding sequence ATGATGAAGACAACAATACTATCAATAGTCGGCGCACTAGCGGCCATGACGACAGGAACCCATGCCGCGCTGGTCAGTGTCATTGACGCAGCGGGGTCAGGAGCGGTGGACTTTGCCGGCACCACAACAGGTAACCGGATAAGCATGTCTGATTTTCAGACGGTCATCAATACGGTTGGCGACACTTCATTAGCGGGTGTCTTTGACAATGAAACGACTAACTCGGGCAACCTTAGTGGGGATGATGATTTTGGCGACCTCGCATCCGGTCTGACGATCACACACACCGGTGGTAACCGCTATGGGCGCAGTGATGTTGGTGAAGCCCGTGGTGTAGTCAGCGGGACAAAAGGCATGTTTATTGCCGGGACCGATACGTTTACCCTCTCAGCACCAGTCGGGCGATTATTCAGCCATTTTGGATGGGTCGCCTGGGGCACAGCCACGGATGGCTACAATGCGACAGCCAACTTCAGTGGAGGTGGTAGTGCAACAGGCACAAGTGTGGGAAACAACGGCCAGACATTCATCGGGTTTGTCGCACCGTCCGGTGAAAGCATCACTTCGGTCAGCTTTACGAAGAGCAGTGGTCTTTCTGGCTATGGTGGTGGTGATGATATAGCTTTTGCTACCGTTGCAGTCCCCGAGCCATCTTCCACAGCTCTGCTCGGCCTTGGTGGTCTGGCTCTGATTCTCCGCCGCCGGAAGTAA